ATCAAGTGATTCCGCATGAACAACCCGACTTAGTGGTAGCGATTGTCGCAGCGATTACGACAATGTTAATCGCATTACGGCCGTTGCCGGCCATGACAATCGTTGCACAACGCGAAACTAAATTTAAACAGTTTATCGCACAATGGGCCCTAGATTAGGGCCCATTGAAAAGAGCGACTTAACCCGCATAGTTGCGCGTTAAGTCGCTCTCTTTAGTTATTGTAATTAATATTGACCAGTAGTTGTGGAATCGTAACCGTAACCGTTGGTTGTTTGCGTATCTTGGGTATCGCTGGTAGTGGTCGTACTATCAGTGGTTGTTGTAGTTGAACTACTGCTACTACCAGTTGCGGCCGTGGTTGAGAAGTCGCTGACCGTTAAGTCACTAGTTGTCAACTGCAATTGCGTGCGAATCCGTTTAGAAGCTTTATACCGTTCAGTGGCAGAAGCAACTTGATAGGAAAGGCCATCAATGGTCGAATCCGTCCCCTGCAAGGTGTAAGTCTTAGCATGATGGGTGGCGTTCTTATACTTCGTATCAAGAGCAACCATATCATTCCAAGTTAAATCAGTTCGCATATTTTTGGCGAGATGTTTCGTGATTTTTTCAATGTTAGTTAAGGAGCCCAACGAATTTGATTGACTGACCATAGCCATGATAATTTGGCGTTGCCGTTTTTGGCGACCATAATCACCTAAAGGATCATCATAACGCATCCGTGAGTAGTCCAAGGCGGCGGCCCCATTCAACTTGATTTTAACGCCCTTTTTAACGTTGGCATTGCCATATTTGAAGGTCATTGTTGGCGTGACGGTAACACCGCCCATGGCCGTGATAATCTGTTTTAAGCCACCCATGTTAATTAAGACGTAAAAGTCAATTGGAAATTTTAATAGTTTTTGAACCGACTTAACGGCCCCACTGGCACCGCCAATCGTATAAGCAGCGTTAATCTTTTGCGACTGACCATTAATTGTCACTAACGTGTCCCGTGGAATACTGGTTAAGGTCATGGTTTTCTTTTTAGGATTAATCGTGGCAACAATCATTGTATCCGTCCGGGCCGAAAAATTAGTGCCACGGCCTAAAGCACCGGTATCAGTCCCCAATAATAGAATTGAGAAGGGTTTCCCTTGCTTTAAAACCGCTGCAACGTTCCGCGATTTAGTTGTGCCAGTTGATTGATAAGTTGTATCCATGGTATTTTTAGCTGCATTCCAGGTTTTGTAGCCCCAAGCAGCTGCGCCAGCAACAATGAAAATTAACACAATTAAAAGGGTCACTAACCAAGGATGATGTTTACGAGCCTTGATATGCGAATTTTGTTGCCGCCGTCGCCGTTGACGAGGGCCCATTGGATCTTGATTATTTTCTGACATATAAGTTCCTCATTAATTTCGTATTTTCACTAGCCCTATTTTATGCCGTTTATTAACTTATTGTTCCAAAAGATGGTTGATTTAAGAAGATTTTAACAATCGTTGGTCAGACTAGTGAACCTAATCAACCGGAACACAATTATAGAATACTATAAGTAAAATTATGACTATAGTCAAACGTTTTCGGCTATGAACCACCTTCAAGTAGGCTAAAAACAGTGGTATACTGAAACAATTCTCATTGAATTTTTATTTTACTAGGAGGGTTAGGGGCATGCAGATCTTTTTACATAGTATTCAAGGCGTTGTGATTATCATTGTCATGATTGCAGTGGGGTATCTGTTGGCAACGTGGGGCTGGTT
This region of Lactobacillus sp. CBA3605 genomic DNA includes:
- a CDS encoding LCP family protein; translated protein: MSENNQDPMGPRQRRRRQQNSHIKARKHHPWLVTLLIVLIFIVAGAAAWGYKTWNAAKNTMDTTYQSTGTTKSRNVAAVLKQGKPFSILLLGTDTGALGRGTNFSARTDTMIVATINPKKKTMTLTSIPRDTLVTINGQSQKINAAYTIGGASGAVKSVQKLLKFPIDFYVLINMGGLKQIITAMGGVTVTPTMTFKYGNANVKKGVKIKLNGAAALDYSRMRYDDPLGDYGRQKRQRQIIMAMVSQSNSLGSLTNIEKITKHLAKNMRTDLTWNDMVALDTKYKNATHHAKTYTLQGTDSTIDGLSYQVASATERYKASKRIRTQLQLTTSDLTVSDFSTTAATGSSSSSTTTTTDSTTTTSDTQDTQTTNGYGYDSTTTGQY